Proteins from a single region of Malaclemys terrapin pileata isolate rMalTer1 chromosome 23, rMalTer1.hap1, whole genome shotgun sequence:
- the LOC128828415 gene encoding microtubule-associated proteins 1A/1B light chain 3C-like, with amino-acid sequence MLCRRSSSDSRSFKQRKSLASRMREAAEIRAKYPTKIPVVVERYQKEKQLPLLDRTKFLVSQDSSMSQFVITLRTRMSLTATQAFYLLVNKGLPSMSVTVGEVYRDHKDEDGFLYVTYASQEMFGCRCLHGPAVTQP; translated from the exons ATGCTGTGTCGCCGAAGCAGTAGCGACAGTCGCTCTTTCAAGCAGCGGAAGAGCCTGG CCAGTAGGATGCGGGAAGCAGCTGAAATCCGGGCGAAGTACCCCACCAAGATCCCG GTGGTGGTGGAGCGTTACCAGAAGGAGAAGCAGCTGCCTCTGTTGGACAGGACCAAGTTTCTAGTTTCCCAGGACTCCTCCATGTCTCAGTTTGTGATCACCCTGCG AACTCGCATGTCCCTGACAGCAACGCAGGCCTTCTACCTGCTAGTGAACAAGGGCCTGCCCAGCATGAGTGTGACCGTGGGGGAGGTGTACCGCGACCACAAGGATGAGGATGGCTTTCTCTACGTAACCTACGCTTCCCAGGAGATGTTCGGCTGCCGCTGCTTGCATGGCCCTGCGGTGACTCAGCCATGA